Proteins found in one Labrenzia sp. VG12 genomic segment:
- a CDS encoding DUF3124 domain-containing protein yields the protein MKKLLSGLVLVAGLFAPATAPAQDFTEKVLGETIYVPAYSRVFSHPNRSDLLAATLAVHNVDPDTEITLTRVDYHGEDGKLLRALLEAPVTLAPLQSSTALIPINDTSGGVGANFLLEWTSETPALSPIAEAIMTSGSGGPGPSFASRGRVIERKLAGD from the coding sequence ATGAAGAAACTGCTGTCCGGCCTTGTTCTCGTTGCCGGCCTTTTCGCCCCTGCCACGGCCCCGGCGCAGGACTTCACGGAAAAGGTCCTTGGCGAGACAATCTATGTGCCCGCCTATTCGCGCGTTTTTTCCCATCCCAACCGGTCGGACCTTCTGGCGGCCACGCTGGCGGTTCACAATGTCGATCCGGACACGGAAATCACGCTGACCCGCGTGGATTATCACGGCGAGGATGGCAAGTTGCTGCGCGCGCTCCTGGAGGCCCCTGTCACCCTTGCGCCGCTGCAATCGAGCACCGCACTCATTCCGATCAACGATACAAGTGGCGGGGTCGGCGCCAATTTCCTCTTGGAATGGACGTCCGAAACGCCCGCCCTCAGCCCGATCGCGGAAGCGATCATGACCAGCGGCAGCGGCGGCCCCGGGCCGTCCTTTGCCTCACGCGGACGGGTGATCGAACGGAAATTGGCGGGCGACTAG
- the murA gene encoding UDP-N-acetylglucosamine 1-carboxyvinyltransferase yields the protein MDSIKVVGGTELNGTIPISGAKNAALPLMIASLLTDETLTLSNVPRLRDVAQLMQILSNHGVDYSVNGKRSGQDELAGQTLNLTAREIVDTTAPYELVSKMRASFWVIGPLVARCHEARVSLPGGCAIGTRPVDFFIDGLTALGAEIEIDGGYVVVRAPGGLKGGRVEFPKVSVGATHTIMMAATLAAGETEIVNAAREPEVVDLAKCLKAMGARIEGEGTETIRIQGVPRLHGAHHAVVADRIETGTYAMAVAMTGGDVLLQGARTDLLDAALDTLRQTGADITQTPDGIKVYRNGNGIQPVDVTTEPFPGFPTDLQAQFMALMTKAGGTSRITETIFENRFMHVQELARLGAQIHIDGRTATIDGVSTLRGAPVMATDLRASVSLVIAGLAAEGETTVSRVYHLDRGFERLEDKLTRCGAQIERISG from the coding sequence ATGGACAGTATCAAGGTCGTTGGCGGTACGGAGCTGAACGGAACCATCCCGATTTCGGGCGCAAAAAACGCGGCGCTGCCGCTGATGATCGCCTCGCTCCTCACGGATGAAACCCTGACGCTGTCGAATGTGCCGCGCCTGCGCGACGTTGCCCAGCTGATGCAGATCCTGTCCAATCACGGCGTCGACTATTCGGTCAATGGCAAGCGCAGCGGCCAGGATGAACTGGCCGGTCAGACGCTCAATCTGACCGCACGCGAGATTGTCGACACGACCGCGCCCTATGAACTTGTTTCCAAGATGCGTGCCAGTTTCTGGGTCATCGGCCCGCTGGTGGCCCGTTGCCACGAGGCGCGCGTGTCGCTGCCCGGCGGCTGTGCCATCGGCACGCGTCCGGTCGATTTCTTCATTGACGGCCTGACCGCGCTTGGCGCGGAGATCGAGATCGACGGCGGCTATGTGGTCGTTCGGGCGCCGGGTGGCCTGAAAGGCGGCCGCGTGGAGTTTCCGAAGGTCTCCGTCGGCGCGACCCACACCATCATGATGGCGGCAACGCTGGCGGCGGGCGAGACGGAAATCGTCAACGCGGCCCGCGAGCCGGAAGTCGTCGATCTGGCCAAGTGCCTGAAGGCCATGGGCGCGCGCATTGAAGGTGAGGGCACCGAAACCATTCGTATCCAGGGCGTGCCGCGCCTTCACGGCGCCCATCACGCCGTGGTGGCGGACCGGATCGAGACCGGCACCTATGCCATGGCTGTTGCCATGACAGGTGGCGACGTGCTGCTTCAGGGCGCCCGCACCGATCTTCTGGATGCCGCATTGGATACCCTGCGCCAGACCGGAGCGGACATCACCCAGACACCGGACGGGATCAAGGTCTACCGGAACGGCAATGGCATCCAGCCGGTGGACGTCACCACCGAACCGTTCCCGGGGTTCCCGACAGATCTTCAGGCGCAGTTCATGGCGCTGATGACCAAGGCGGGCGGCACCAGCCGGATCACCGAGACGATCTTCGAAAACCGGTTCATGCATGTCCAGGAACTGGCGCGCCTGGGCGCCCAGATCCATATTGACGGCCGCACGGCAACCATCGACGGTGTCTCGACCTTGCGCGGCGCGCCGGTGATGGCCACCGACCTGCGCGCATCCGTCTCGCTGGTGATTGCCGGCCTGGCGGCGGAAGGTGAAACCACGGTCAGCCGCGTTTACCACCTCGACCGCGGTTTTGAACGCCTGGAAGACAAGCTCACCCGCTGCGGCGCACAGATCGAGCGCATTTCCGGCTGA
- the hisD gene encoding histidinol dehydrogenase, with the protein MVLRLNSSDTGFEDQFKALLAGKREVSEDVDQIVRDILDRVRTEGDRAVLDYTARFDRLEAGSMAELKVSEAEIEAALSQVPAETLDALQLAHDRIKSHHARQMPKDDRYTDAIGVELGSLWTAVEAVGVYVPGGLASYPSSVLMNVVPAQVAGVERIVMVVPSPDGVLNPLVLAAARVSGVSEIYRIGGAQAVAALAYGTETIAPVAKIVGPGNAFVAAAKRRVFGTVGIDMIAGPSEVLILADGENNPDWLAADLLAQAEHDTAAQSILITDSAELADEVEKAVEAQLKTLPREEVARASWQDFGAIIQVDDLEGAMPLANRIAPEHLELAVADPEALLKKVRNAGAVFLGHYTPEAIGDYVGGSNHVLPTARSARFSSGLSVLEFVKRTSILKCNPDNLRQLGPAAIALGESEGLSAHARSVSIRLNL; encoded by the coding sequence GTGGTTCTACGCCTGAATAGCAGCGATACCGGGTTTGAGGACCAGTTCAAGGCGCTTCTGGCCGGCAAGCGGGAAGTCTCCGAAGACGTCGACCAGATCGTTCGGGACATTCTGGACCGCGTGCGCACGGAAGGCGATCGCGCGGTTCTGGACTATACCGCCAGGTTTGATCGCCTTGAGGCCGGGTCCATGGCGGAACTCAAGGTATCCGAAGCCGAGATCGAGGCGGCCCTGAGCCAGGTGCCGGCCGAGACGCTTGACGCGCTCCAGCTCGCCCATGACCGCATCAAGTCGCATCACGCGCGCCAGATGCCGAAGGACGACCGCTACACCGATGCCATCGGCGTTGAGCTTGGTTCGCTCTGGACGGCTGTCGAGGCCGTCGGTGTCTATGTGCCGGGCGGCCTGGCCAGCTATCCAAGTTCGGTCCTGATGAATGTGGTTCCGGCGCAGGTCGCCGGCGTGGAACGTATCGTCATGGTCGTGCCGAGCCCGGACGGTGTGCTCAACCCGCTGGTTCTGGCGGCTGCAAGAGTGTCCGGCGTTTCGGAAATCTATCGCATCGGCGGCGCCCAGGCGGTTGCCGCGCTGGCCTATGGCACGGAAACGATCGCACCGGTCGCCAAGATCGTCGGGCCGGGCAACGCCTTTGTCGCGGCGGCCAAACGCCGGGTGTTCGGCACGGTTGGCATCGACATGATCGCCGGCCCCTCCGAGGTGCTGATCCTGGCCGATGGCGAAAACAATCCGGACTGGCTGGCGGCCGATCTTCTGGCCCAGGCTGAACATGACACCGCCGCCCAGTCGATCCTGATCACTGACAGTGCCGAGCTGGCAGACGAGGTGGAAAAGGCGGTCGAGGCGCAGCTGAAGACCTTGCCGCGCGAAGAGGTCGCGCGCGCCAGCTGGCAGGATTTCGGTGCCATCATCCAGGTGGATGACCTGGAAGGAGCCATGCCGCTCGCCAACCGGATCGCACCGGAGCACCTGGAACTGGCTGTTGCCGATCCCGAAGCGCTCCTGAAAAAGGTCCGCAATGCCGGGGCGGTTTTCCTGGGGCACTATACGCCGGAGGCGATTGGCGATTATGTCGGCGGGTCCAACCACGTTCTGCCGACGGCGCGCTCGGCCCGGTTCTCGTCCGGCCTGTCCGTGTTGGAATTCGTAAAACGCACCTCGATTTTGAAATGCAATCCTGACAATCTGCGACAGCTTGGCCCCGCGGCCATCGCACTTGGAGAATCGGAGGGGTTGTCGGCGCATGCCCGCTCTGTTTCCATCAGGCTGAACTTGTAG
- a CDS encoding DUF2948 family protein — MDQLKLAALDLEDLQVLSAHLQDAVLTVADIRYLPKEQKAVFVLNRFVWDKEADKRSKEHERRRSALAFAQVTAMKAQNINQRAKGAVLELLAVTFEAGEEPSGKILLAFAGGASLELDVECIEAQLSDLGAAWSTPNLPQHDLS; from the coding sequence ATGGACCAGCTGAAACTCGCCGCCCTTGATCTGGAGGATCTTCAGGTTCTCTCCGCCCACCTTCAGGACGCCGTCTTGACGGTCGCCGACATCCGCTACCTGCCCAAGGAGCAGAAGGCGGTGTTCGTGCTGAACCGCTTTGTCTGGGACAAGGAAGCCGACAAGCGGTCGAAGGAACATGAGCGCCGCCGGTCTGCACTTGCCTTTGCGCAGGTCACGGCGATGAAAGCGCAGAACATCAACCAGCGGGCCAAGGGCGCCGTGCTGGAGCTGCTGGCCGTGACATTCGAAGCTGGTGAAGAACCGTCCGGCAAGATCCTGCTGGCCTTTGCCGGCGGGGCCAGCCTGGAACTCGACGTGGAATGCATCGAGGCCCAGCTGTCGGATCTGGGCGCCGCCTGGTCGACACCGAACCTGCCACAGCACGATCTCAGCTGA
- a CDS encoding low molecular weight phosphatase family protein gives MTGPGLRPTAVLFACGMNSVRSPMAEALTEKLFPGQIYVRSAGVRSGKIDPFVDAIMAEIGIDMSRHQPKTFEDLDESGFDLVLTLAPEAHHKALDMTRTDAVEVEYWPTMDPTLATGSRDQILSEYRAVRDQLMMRIKKRLDWAPPPSG, from the coding sequence ATGACCGGGCCGGGCCTGCGTCCGACTGCGGTTCTTTTTGCGTGCGGGATGAATTCCGTACGCTCTCCCATGGCCGAGGCCCTGACGGAAAAACTCTTTCCCGGCCAGATCTATGTGCGCTCGGCGGGCGTACGCTCCGGCAAGATCGACCCGTTCGTGGATGCCATCATGGCAGAGATCGGCATCGACATGAGCCGGCATCAGCCCAAGACGTTTGAAGATCTAGACGAATCCGGTTTTGACCTGGTCTTGACGCTGGCGCCTGAGGCCCACCACAAGGCCCTGGACATGACACGCACCGACGCTGTCGAGGTGGAGTACTGGCCGACCATGGACCCGACACTGGCGACCGGCAGCCGGGACCAGATTCTTTCCGAATACAGAGCGGTGCGCGACCAGCTGATGATGCGCATCAAGAAGCGGCTCGACTGGGCACCGCCGCCGAGTGGATAA
- a CDS encoding UPF0262 family protein, whose translation MSEPQSDPQQTGSRLVDVVLDEASIARSTPEVEHDRAVAIYDLIEENTFQPVGHPTANYVLNLSVVEKKLVLRIRTEDDGEVVTHVLSLSPLRKIVKDYDLICESYYEAIRHATPSQIEAIDMGRRGVHNEGSAILMERLSGKIEVDMQTARRLFTLVYALHWKG comes from the coding sequence ATGAGCGAACCGCAATCCGATCCACAGCAGACCGGCAGCCGGCTGGTGGACGTGGTCCTGGATGAAGCCTCCATTGCCCGCTCGACGCCTGAAGTCGAGCACGACCGTGCTGTTGCGATCTATGACCTGATTGAGGAAAACACGTTCCAGCCGGTGGGGCATCCCACCGCGAATTATGTGCTCAATCTCTCGGTGGTCGAGAAAAAGCTCGTCTTGCGGATTCGCACCGAGGATGACGGCGAGGTGGTCACGCATGTCCTGTCCCTGTCGCCCCTGCGCAAGATCGTCAAGGATTACGATCTGATCTGCGAAAGCTATTACGAGGCGATCCGGCACGCGACACCGAGCCAGATCGAGGCGATCGACATGGGCCGCCGCGGCGTCCACAACGAGGGCTCCGCGATCCTGATGGAGCGGCTTTCCGGCAAAATCGAGGTCGACATGCAGACCGCACGGCGTCTGTTTACCCTCGTCTACGCGTTGCACTGGAAGGGCTGA